The genomic region CGGCGGCGCGGGCCGGGGCCTCGGCCACCGCCTCCCGGGTGGGACCGGCGGCCGCCCGGCGGGGCGCTGGCGGCGGGGCGGTGGCCAGCTCCTGGAAGTGGGGACCGGACAGCCGCTCCGGGTCGTAGCCCTCGTCAAGCAGCTCCTCGTGCACCTGGCTCAGGCGCTCGATGCCGCGCTGGCAGTGCTCGGGATCCAGTTCGCCGACCAGGTAGAGACGCCCCTCGCGCAGGGCGGCCTCCGCCGTGGACAGGCTGCCGCCGTAGGGATCCAGCACCAGCTCGCCCGGGCGGCTGGAGGCCCTGATCATCTGCTGGAGGATGGCCAGGGGCTTGCTCGTTCCGTGCTGGAAGCGGTAGTTGGAGACTTTCGAGTAGAAGCTGATGCGCCCCTGGTTGTCCCGCTCGAAGAAGACGTTGGAGGGGCGCTTCTCCGACTGGAGAGGCCGCGTGCGGCCCCGCGAGGCATAGATGACCAGTTCGTGCTGGGGAGCGTAGTTGCCGGCCAGATCCCCCGATCCATGGTTGTTCTTCACCCAGATCAGGCAGTTCTTGTACTTGAGCCGGCCCGCCGCCTGGCGCGGCGACAGTCCGCGCGTGCGCTCCTGGATCGCCTCGAAGATGGCGGGGAAGCTCAGGTGGTCGCACCAGCAGTAGAAATGGGCGCCCGGCTTGAGGACCCGCTCCGATTCGTGGATGAAGCGTGGCAGGTCGAAGGTGGCGGCGGAGATGGCGCTCACCTTGCCATGGGCCACCGGGCGGTTGGATTGGTAGTCCTTGTAGGGGGGGTCGGTCAGCACCAGGTCCACGCTGGCGTCGGGCAACAGGGGGAAGAGGTCCCCGCAGTCGCCCTGGAAGACGGTGTTGGGCTTAGGAGGCGTGCCGCTTGCGGCGGATGGACTGCGCTTCATGGGAGCTTCGGCCATTCCTTACAATGAACGCCGTCAAGATAGAACCTGTGCGAACGTCGGACAAGGCGCGGCCCGACTTGCGAAAGGGTGGGCACATTTCGATTTTCAAACAGAAACACGCGGATAACCAAGGGGAATGCCATGCGTTGCCTGAGCCTGATCGCCGCCCTGCTCTTCCTCATGTCCTGCGGGGAAAGCAAGCCCCCCGCCGCCGACCTGCTCCAGAACGGCGAGAACTTTTACAAAGACCGCAAGCTGGTCGAGGCCCTGGACCAGTTCAAGCAGTACGTGGAGTACTATCCGGACTCCAGCCAGGCCGGCCGCTGCGCCTTCATGGTCGGCTTCATCTACGCCAACGACTTCCAGGACACGCTCAAGGCCCGGGAAGCCTACCAGGCCTTCCTCGACGGCTACCCGGCGGCCGACCCCGGTCTGCGCATGTCGGCCGAGTGGGAGTTGAAGCACCTGGGCCAGGACATCAGCGACCTGGATTTCCTGGCGCCCCCGGAGACAGTGCCGGCCGACCAGGCGCCCGGCGCGGAGGAACCCGCCGCCAAACCCTGAGCGGCCGGCCTCAGCGCGGCGAGCAGCCCACCACCTCAGGCGGGAACCTGCGCGGTTCCCGCCCCGTTTGAGGGGCCGTTTGCCAGGGCGGAGTTGTTCAGGAATCCGCCGGTCCGCCGGCGGGCCTGTTCCTGACCGATCAGCAGAGGAGGAGCGCATGGAGATGGATGCGATGGAACTGACGCGCCGCGTCGAGACGGCCTCGGCCTTCGTGGAGGACCTGGAGCGGGAAGTGCGGCGCGTGCTGGTGGGACAGCGCGACATGCTGGAGAAGCTGCTCATCGGCCTGCTCGCCGACGGCCACATCCTGCTGGAGGGAGTGCCCGGCCTGGCCAAGACCACGGCCGTCTCCGTCCTGGCCCGCGCCATCGACACGGAGTTCCGCCGCATCCAGTTCACGCCGGACCTGTTGCCGGCGGACCTGCTCGGCACCCAGGTCTACCATCAGGCCAGCGGCCAGTTCAGCACGCGCAAGGGCCCCATCTTCTCCCATCTCATCCTGGCCGACGAGATCAACCGCAGCCCGGCCAAGGTTCAGAGCGCCCTGCTGGAAGCCATGCAGGAGCGCCAGGTGAGCATCGGGGGCGAGACCCACCCCCTCCCTACGCCTTTTCTGGTGCTGGCCACCCAAAACCCCCTCGAACAGGAGGGGACCTATCCCCTGGCCGAGGCCCAGGCCGACCGCTTCATGCTCAAGGTGCACGTGGACTACCCGGCGCGCGAGGAGGAGCGGGAGATCCTGCGCCGCGTGAGCGGGGCGGAGGCGGAGGAGATCCGGCCCGTCTGCGCCGTGGCCGACATCCTGGCCGCCCGCCAGCTGGCGCGGGAGATCCTGCTGGAGAAGCCCATCGAGGATTACATCCTCAACCTCGTCTTCGCCACGCGCTATCCCGACCAGTTCGGGCTGAAGGACCTGGCCCCGCTCATCCAGGTGGGGGCCAGCCCCCGCGCCAGCATCTACCTGGCCCGCGCCGCCCGCGCCCAGGCCTTCCTGCGCCGCCGCGGCTTCGTCACGCCCGACGACGTCAAGCGCGTGGCCCGCGACGTGCTGCGCCACCGCCTCGGCCTCTCCTTCGAGGCGGAGGCGGAGGGGGTCAGCGCCGACGAGCTGATCGGCCGCCTGCTGGACCGCATCGAAGTGGCCTGAGGGGACCGGCCATGCTGTCGCGCGAGCTGCTCGAGCACATCCGCCGCATCGAGATCCGCACCCGCCGCCGGGTGCAGACCCTCTTTGCCGGCGAGTACCACAGCGCTTTCCGGGGCCAGGGCATGGACTTCGCCGAAGTGCGCGAGTACGTGCCGGGCGACGAGGTCCGCGCCATCGACTGGAACGTCAGCGCCCGCATGGGCAGTCCTTTCGTCAAGGTCTTCCAGGAGGAGCGCGAGCTGAACGTGCTGCTGGCGGTGGACGTCTCCGCCTCGGGGCGTTTCGGCTCGGGCCCCAAGAGCAAGCGCGAGTGGATGGCCGAGCTGGGCGCCGTCCTCGCCTTCTCGGCCATGCGCAACCGGGACAAGGCCGGCCTCATCCTCTTCAGCGACCGCATTGAGCGCCACGTGCCGCCCGCCAAGGGCACGCGGCACGGCCTGCGCCTCATCCGCGACCTGCTCGCCCACGAGGCGGCCGGGCGCGGCACGGACATCGCCCTGCTCCTCCAGCACATTCGGCGCACCCAGAAGAAGAAGGCGATCATCTTTCTCATCAGCGACTTCCAGGCTCCGCTCGACGCGCGGGCGCTGCGCTCCCTGGCCCGCCGGCACGACCTGGTCGCCCTTTGGGTGCGGGACCCGCTGGAAGAGGCCTTGCCGCCCCTGGGCCTGCTGCGCCTGGAGGACCTGGAGAGCGGACGGGGCCGCTGGCTGGACGCGGGCGATGCGGCCGTGCGCCGCCACTGGCGCGAGCGCTGGGCCGAGCGCCGCCGGGCGCTCGAGGGCGCCCTGCGGGCCGCCGCCGTGGACCACCTGGCCCTGGTGGCGGGGGAGGATCCGGGCCGCCCCCTCGAGCAGCTCTTCCTTCGCCGGAGCCGCCGCACATGAGGGGGCGCGTGCTGCCGGCCGTCCTCATGGCAATCCTCCTCGGCGGGTCGCCCCTCCCTGCCTGGGAATGGGCCAGCATTACCCTGGAGCGGGACTCCCTCACCCTGGGCGACCCCCTCACCCTCACCATCCGCGTGGCGGCCGCGCCCGGCGAGCTGGTGGACTGGCCCCTGCCCGGCCGCGAGCTGTTGGGTGGCTGGCGCCTCCTAGGGGCGGACTCCCTGCGCACGGAGGAGGGAGCGGAGGGCCGCCTGCTGATGCGCACCCTGCGCCTGGCCCGCTTCCAGCTGGGTCCGGC from bacterium harbors:
- a CDS encoding site-specific DNA-methyltransferase — encoded protein: MKRSPSAASGTPPKPNTVFQGDCGDLFPLLPDASVDLVLTDPPYKDYQSNRPVAHGKVSAISAATFDLPRFIHESERVLKPGAHFYCWCDHLSFPAIFEAIQERTRGLSPRQAAGRLKYKNCLIWVKNNHGSGDLAGNYAPQHELVIYASRGRTRPLQSEKRPSNVFFERDNQGRISFYSKVSNYRFQHGTSKPLAILQQMIRASSRPGELVLDPYGGSLSTAEAALREGRLYLVGELDPEHCQRGIERLSQVHEELLDEGYDPERLSGPHFQELATAPPPAPRRAAAGPTREAVAEAPARAA
- a CDS encoding DUF58 domain-containing protein, which codes for MLSRELLEHIRRIEIRTRRRVQTLFAGEYHSAFRGQGMDFAEVREYVPGDEVRAIDWNVSARMGSPFVKVFQEERELNVLLAVDVSASGRFGSGPKSKREWMAELGAVLAFSAMRNRDKAGLILFSDRIERHVPPAKGTRHGLRLIRDLLAHEAAGRGTDIALLLQHIRRTQKKKAIIFLISDFQAPLDARALRSLARRHDLVALWVRDPLEEALPPLGLLRLEDLESGRGRWLDAGDAAVRRHWRERWAERRRALEGALRAAAVDHLALVAGEDPGRPLEQLFLRRSRRT
- a CDS encoding AAA family ATPase produces the protein MDAMELTRRVETASAFVEDLEREVRRVLVGQRDMLEKLLIGLLADGHILLEGVPGLAKTTAVSVLARAIDTEFRRIQFTPDLLPADLLGTQVYHQASGQFSTRKGPIFSHLILADEINRSPAKVQSALLEAMQERQVSIGGETHPLPTPFLVLATQNPLEQEGTYPLAEAQADRFMLKVHVDYPAREEEREILRRVSGAEAEEIRPVCAVADILAARQLAREILLEKPIEDYILNLVFATRYPDQFGLKDLAPLIQVGASPRASIYLARAARAQAFLRRRGFVTPDDVKRVARDVLRHRLGLSFEAEAEGVSADELIGRLLDRIEVA